The DNA sequence GTGCCGAGTTCCGCCCCATCCCCGCAAACCGGCTACCGTCCAGTAACATAGCTCGGAACACGAGGAGGATCTACCGATGGATGTGCTGGTCACCGGTGGTGACACCGAATTGGGTCGCACCATTGCCGAGGGTTTCAGCGAGGCTGGCCACAAGGTGACGCTCGCCGGTTTGCGGGGCCCCGAGCTCGAGGTCGCCGCCAAAGAACTCGACGCCAATGCGGTCGTCTGCGACAACACCGACCCGGCAAGCATGCTGGCTGCCCGCGGGTTGTTTCCGCACCACCTCGACACCATCGTCAACGTCCCGGCACCGCGCTGGCAGGGCGGCGACCCCCGCGGCTATTCGCTGGCCGACCAGGCCAACGCCTGGCGCAACGCGCTCGACGCCACGGTGCTCTCGGCCGTGCTGACCGTCGGGACCATCGGCGACCACCTGCGCTCGGGCGGCTCGATCATCTCGGTGCTGCCGGAGAACCCCCGCGACGGCAGTGCCGACGCAGCAGTCAAAGCCGCATTGTCGAATTGGACCGCCGGCCAGGCCACTACGTTCGGCACCCGAGGGATCACCGTCAACGTGGTGGCCGCCGGCGAAGGCGCTCGCCCGGGCTACGACGGACTGACCCGTGTGCCGCCCACCGGAGCCGCTGAAATCGCCCGCCTCGCAGTGTTTTTGACCTCGCCGGCTGCCCGGCACATCACCGGCCAGACGCTGCACGTCGGCCACGGAGCGCTGGCCTGCTTCGGCTGACTGTGACGGAAGTGGCTAATCCCACAACCACTGGATGCAGTGACCGCCTTTTAGGTCGACTAGCGTATTGGGGGAACGCAGTCACCGTCGAGGAGCAACCGGATTCCCATGAGCGCCCAGCCTGAAGTCACTGCGCAGCAGAGCCGACGCCACCAGGTCGTCATCATCGGCTCGGGATTCGGTGGGTTGACCGCGGCAAAGAAGCTCAAGCGCGCCGACGTCGACGTCAAGTTGATCGCCCGCACCACCCACCACCTGTTCCAGCCGCTGCTGTACCAGGTGGCGACGGGCATCCTGTCCGAGGGCGAGATCGCGCCGTCCACCCGCGTCGTGCTGCGCAACCAGCGCAACGCGCAGGTGCTGCTCGGCGACGTCACCCGCATCGACCTGGCCGGCAAATTCGTCACCTCCGAGGTACTCGGGCACACCTACGACACCCCGTACGACAGCCTGATCATCGCGGCCGGCGCCGGGCAGTCCTACTTCGGCAACGACCAGTTCGCCGAGTTCGCACCCGGCATGAAGACCATCGACGACGCGCTGGAACTTCGGGGTCGCATCCTGAGCGCCTTCGAGCAGGCCGAGCGGTCCCGAGACGAAGCCCGGCGGGAGAAGCTGCTGACCTTCACCGTGGTCGGCGCAGGCCCCACCGGTGTCGAAATG is a window from the Mycobacterium sp. SVM_VP21 genome containing:
- a CDS encoding SDR family oxidoreductase gives rise to the protein MDVLVTGGDTELGRTIAEGFSEAGHKVTLAGLRGPELEVAAKELDANAVVCDNTDPASMLAARGLFPHHLDTIVNVPAPRWQGGDPRGYSLADQANAWRNALDATVLSAVLTVGTIGDHLRSGGSIISVLPENPRDGSADAAVKAALSNWTAGQATTFGTRGITVNVVAAGEGARPGYDGLTRVPPTGAAEIARLAVFLTSPAARHITGQTLHVGHGALACFG